The stretch of DNA TTCTCTCATCAGAAACAGGAAAAGCGCTCGTCTAATCCAACACCTCCGCTTCGCGAAGCTTCTCTCGACTCTACCGTCCTTGCCGCTTTCTTCTTCCACCAACAACACTGACCCTCCGCTCTCGCGTGAGTTCTTTTTGTCTCCGACGATGCTAATTGCTATTATTTTCTCTAATTAATACTCATAATTTGACTCCACAAAGTGTTTGAAATTTTTGTGGAAAAAATTGGCTTGGTTCATTCGAATTTAGTGAAGATGCCTCATGTAATGGTGCTTGAGGAGAAGTCGATAAGTTGGATAACCATGTTAATGTCATGATCCAAGTGAGAAAGAGAGTAAAATCCACAAATTGTTCCctaaacctttttttttccaGTGGCAACTTTATTCTTTGGTTTTGGTATATTAGCTTTTAGTTCCTAGATGTTCACATTGTGAGACAGATGAGtactattttgtaaaatttgatTGGGAACTAAAATTCCTCTTTGGCATGTTTAATTGCTAATCTTTgtaatgatttgaaaattagggAATAAtggttgaaaaacaacaatGAAAGACTAAATTCGCGACTCAGAAAACGTTTCTAAATCAATTGGGGGTTTTACTTGGTGAATAGACTAGTGtatgaattatttaattagtgtACCATCTTGGTGAATTTTCTTAATTGTTATTGTGATTAGTTTATCAACTATAGTGGTTTTTCCTTATTGCTATGTTAATATGTTTTTCAATGTAAACAAAGGAACCTTGTTGATTAGCTTAATCCGATAAAGACCAAGGTCACTAAGTATTGAAGTGGATGTCATAACTCATAATAAGTTATTTGTGTGTTGTTTGCTGAATCaagataataatattaacttATGTACCATAGAAGTTTTAAGTTAACCTTAATCAACAACAAATTCTTTATTCAATAGCATGATAACAACAAAGAACCGAGAATTATTtagaaaactccaaattaaaGAGTAATCGATAATGGTATTTGATCTTGTTGAGCCTGAAATTTGTCTTGATCACTTTCACAGTGGTAACCTAAGATAGTACTCCATATATGAGTTATTTTTCTAGTctttagtttaaatttaaaatctgatATTAGAAAGTCAATTTTGGATTTTCATATCTGTGTTTTTTATTACTCATGAAGCTTTTTTGAATCTAGCCTTTATGAATttgttgtatttgattttttttttaataattgtttcTAAGCTTGCgattgtatttgatttttttttataattgtttctAAGCTTACGATTGTTTTACATGTAGACAGTAGACACTTGTTCCATgttatttttctaagattttttagtTGGTCATAAAAGGGTCAATATACTCTATAATGTTGTATTTTTAATGCTGAAAAGTTTTATATATGGCTAAAGTGTATTCTTCTGATTAATTTATGAGGAGAAAATTTCAGGAAAAAGTAGATAGATAAATAGATATGCTTCCAGTAACATCCATTTTTTAACTCGTATTCTAAGGGTTATTTCGCGTCCTGGATGTCTGTGTAAATAAAATGCTGTATAGATATCTAATTATGTATTGCCATATAAGCAAAAAGTGTTTAATTCAACCATGTGTAATTTTATATACGTGTGTGCATCAAATTCACCCATGTAAATCTTCACCTCTTTTTTACTATCCATCCAAATCCTTCGGGTTTATGCCATATTCTATTGAATtctctttcctttcctttaatGTTCAGTTTTCTCTCTGCTTTGATTTCAATTAACATCAATATCTGTGAAGATGCTTCTTGTTATGTCATGTTAATTGAAAAAGGTTTCATTGCTAGATGAAATATTCTTCTTGGAATGCTTGGTTCTTTCTTGGTTGTTTCCGTTTTTTTGTGCAGTGCCCAAAAGAAATATAGAAAAGCAAAAAGGCCAAATACCTAGATTTCAGTTTCAGTAATGGAACCTGTCAATTATTTATGATCATAATAACTTGGTCTAGTCCATGTCAAGCTCAAATTTTCCTGAATATGTAACACCCTCTGTTGAATCAATCCGCTCTGTTAATTCCAGTGTTTGCAATTGCATACCATTTTTAGCATACAACTCATTCATATTCAAATGCAGATGAAATTTGCAGAATTCTTCATAAATTGATAGTTATAGTACTTACTATTCATTCTATGCGCAAGTTATTCTTACATGTCAGTGCTCAATTTGGGAACTGATCAGATTGTTTTTGCCTTCCATGGGAAACAAAATGGGGAAGCAAGAGAAGGATGATGTAATATTTTTGAAGATCGTACCTCCTGTGGACCAGGTATATGCCAAGTGGCTTGCTAGAGATGTTGAGAGAATTCATCGCTTTGTTCCGAAACATACTCGTGCAGTAAAGCCACCGGATCATTATGTGGAGTACATGAAGTTGAATGGATTGTTGGATGTGGATCTAGATGATCCTGCTCTTGCGCATTTGTTCAAGTAGATATATAATCTCAGATCTGTATGCAATTCAGAGAAGTAGCATGAGTTGATATACTTGCATTGCATTGTGAATAACTGAATATATTGATGTTTATTTTCCTGTCTTTCATTGCTTTTTCCTGTAAGAGTTTCTAGAGTTTTTGTTTCTTAAAATCTTTGTTTGGATAGATGACAAAGAGAATGATTGCTTGGGAGTGATTTGAAGAAAGTTGCTATATTTATAGTTCAAGgtgttcatttttctcattccAAAGAGGTATGTGGAATGGTTGATGGTGCTGGTATTTTCTTTCTTAACAATGTTTTTTGACACTAAAAATCGTCCAACAACttaggtatttttattttttttttttcaaaagagcAATTATAATGTGTTTTAGTGTACCTTTGATAGTCTCTGTAGATAGGATGACACACAATTCAAAGAGTGTTTTAATGTGATTATAGTTTTTGggttttaaaagaatttattcACTCTCTTGTGACATTAATGAAAGTCTTTAACACTTGTTCTCCACCATCATTTTACATTTTTAGTTCTTATATTGGTTATTTACCGATAATAGAAAATTGTTTTATAAGTTTACCTACTCTTAATTTCTCTtcttaatcttttttatttatttattttattctcacaAAA from Arachis duranensis cultivar V14167 chromosome 4, aradu.V14167.gnm2.J7QH, whole genome shotgun sequence encodes:
- the LOC107482403 gene encoding uncharacterized protein LOC107482403; translation: MGNKMGKQEKDDVIFLKIVPPVDQVYAKWLARDVERIHRFVPKHTRAVKPPDHYVEYMKLNGLLDVDLDDPALAHLFK